One part of the Nostoc sp. PCC 7120 = FACHB-418 genome encodes these proteins:
- a CDS encoding tetratricopeptide repeat protein, whose protein sequence is MDWITLLRSLQSDFIKRLSSGCLLHCEIEGQYSELTVISGERLKTLRDFCWLMAEKYKRVSPVRDVFISYLKGKLGEEVVKERLADLITEVDYEKRLGGDGKIDFTLTANPAIGIEVKSRHGNIDRVRWSVSAEEVEKNAVVVCIFIKEDVNEAQSSYHLLLAGFLPTQMIKLKTGNISFGIEQLLYGGGLWGYLEQLQASANYHQFQQSPPIYQYKPQPELLSKINQTQSIKPALFTGIKNILPYRQQEAINIDYIKIGDECFAQGEYTASIKNYSQALQASSDNCELYYKRGLSYYQLGDYEAAIADYSQAININLHDAKSYHKRGLALSQLAAYEAAIDDYNQAIRINPHAASIYKNRAEARSHLGDNQGAIEDYTQAIKINPQYADTYKNRGISRYLLATQPGFTQAIKINPNDANAYKNRGNARADIGDYLGAIEDYNQAIQINPKAADAYYNRGNARYDLGDEEGAIADYTQAIQINPSYADAYYNRGNVRAGIKDKQGAIADFQKAADIYRKEGKLAELKDTTERVVELEIEESIDILNF, encoded by the coding sequence ATGGACTGGATTACGCTACTGCGATCGCTACAGTCTGATTTTATTAAAAGGTTATCATCTGGTTGTCTGCTGCATTGCGAAATCGAAGGTCAATATAGTGAGTTAACGGTTATCTCTGGCGAAAGATTAAAAACCCTACGAGACTTTTGCTGGCTGATGGCTGAAAAATATAAGCGGGTTTCGCCAGTTCGTGATGTTTTTATCAGCTACCTCAAGGGTAAATTGGGGGAGGAAGTTGTTAAAGAACGTTTAGCTGATTTGATTACCGAAGTAGATTATGAAAAGCGACTTGGTGGCGACGGTAAGATAGATTTTACTTTAACTGCTAACCCTGCAATTGGCATTGAAGTTAAATCTCGTCATGGCAACATTGATAGAGTGAGATGGTCAGTTAGTGCCGAAGAAGTGGAAAAAAATGCAGTTGTAGTTTGCATTTTTATTAAAGAAGATGTTAACGAAGCACAATCATCATATCATCTGTTATTAGCAGGCTTTTTGCCTACTCAAATGATTAAATTAAAGACAGGTAATATCTCATTTGGAATAGAGCAGTTACTTTACGGTGGCGGCTTATGGGGTTATTTGGAACAGTTGCAAGCTTCCGCAAATTACCATCAGTTCCAGCAATCTCCGCCAATTTATCAATACAAACCCCAGCCAGAATTATTATCTAAGATCAATCAAACTCAATCAATCAAACCAGCTTTATTTACTGGTATCAAAAATATTCTACCCTATAGACAACAAGAAGCGATAAATATAGATTATATCAAAATTGGTGATGAGTGCTTTGCTCAGGGAGAATATACCGCATCTATTAAAAATTATAGCCAAGCTTTACAAGCAAGTAGTGATAATTGTGAATTATACTATAAACGAGGTTTAAGCTATTATCAATTGGGTGATTATGAGGCGGCGATCGCCGATTATTCTCAAGCCATAAATATCAACCTTCACGATGCTAAATCCTATCATAAACGTGGGTTAGCTTTATCACAACTAGCAGCTTATGAAGCGGCAATCGATGATTATAATCAAGCAATTAGAATTAATCCCCATGCTGCTTCTATTTATAAAAACCGAGCAGAAGCACGCTCTCATCTAGGAGATAATCAAGGAGCGATTGAAGATTATACCCAAGCGATCAAGATTAATCCCCAATATGCAGATACATATAAAAATAGAGGCATATCTCGTTATTTATTAGCAACACAACCAGGATTTACCCAAGCAATTAAGATTAATCCCAATGATGCTAATGCTTACAAAAATCGTGGTAATGCGCGTGCTGATATTGGTGATTATCTAGGAGCGATTGAAGATTATAATCAGGCAATCCAAATTAATCCCAAGGCGGCTGATGCTTATTATAACCGTGGTAACGCCCGTTATGATTTAGGGGATGAAGAAGGAGCGATCGCTGATTACACCCAAGCAATCCAAATTAATCCCAGCTATGCTGATGCTTATTATAACCGTGGTAATGTGCGTGCAGGCATCAAAGATAAACAAGGAGCGATCGCTGACTTTCAAAAAGCGGCAGATATATATCGTAAAGAAGGTAAATTAGCAGAACTCAAAGATACAACAGAAAGAGTTGTAGAATTGGAAATAGAAGAATCAATTGATATTTTAAATTTTTAA
- the cax gene encoding calcium/proton exchanger has product MSGKNIVFLVLLLFIPVSLAAHYLEWGDLIVFITAGLAILPLAAWMGAATEEIAVVVGPTLGGLLNATFGNATELIIALVALNAGLVNVVKASITGSIIGNLLLVMGLSMLLGGLRHKEQTFQPIVARVNASAMNLAVIAILLPTAMNYTAQGIGEETLQYLSVAVAVVLILVYILTLIFSMKTHAYLYDVGVAEIETEENPHPKPNILLWSGVLLVCTLLVAVESELLVDALEVATSQLGLTALFTGVILVPIVGNAAEHATAVTVAMKDKMDLSVSVAVGSSMQIALFVAPVLVIAGWILGQPMDLDFQPFELVAVVVSVLIANSISSDGKSNWLEGTLLLAAYTVLGFAFYFHPDVGGLG; this is encoded by the coding sequence ATGTCAGGCAAAAATATTGTTTTTCTCGTCCTATTGCTATTTATCCCCGTTTCCTTGGCAGCACACTATTTAGAGTGGGGAGACCTGATTGTTTTTATCACAGCAGGCTTGGCAATTCTGCCCTTAGCTGCCTGGATGGGTGCAGCAACCGAAGAAATCGCTGTAGTTGTCGGGCCGACCTTAGGAGGCTTGTTAAACGCTACCTTTGGTAACGCTACAGAATTAATCATCGCTTTAGTGGCCTTAAACGCTGGGTTGGTGAATGTTGTCAAAGCCAGCATCACTGGCTCAATTATCGGTAACTTATTGCTGGTGATGGGTCTTTCCATGCTGTTGGGTGGACTACGCCACAAAGAACAGACCTTTCAGCCAATTGTGGCCAGGGTCAACGCCTCAGCGATGAATTTGGCTGTCATTGCCATTTTGCTCCCCACAGCGATGAACTACACCGCCCAGGGAATTGGGGAAGAAACCCTGCAATATTTATCTGTAGCGGTGGCTGTAGTCTTGATTTTGGTTTACATCCTCACCCTGATATTTTCCATGAAAACCCACGCCTATTTATATGATGTGGGTGTGGCAGAAATAGAAACAGAGGAAAATCCTCACCCGAAGCCAAATATTCTCTTATGGTCTGGTGTGCTGCTAGTCTGTACCCTACTGGTAGCGGTGGAATCGGAATTGCTAGTTGATGCGTTGGAAGTCGCCACCTCCCAATTAGGTTTAACCGCATTATTTACCGGGGTGATACTCGTTCCCATCGTGGGTAACGCCGCCGAACACGCCACAGCCGTCACCGTCGCCATGAAAGATAAAATGGATCTCTCCGTTTCCGTGGCGGTGGGTTCCAGTATGCAGATTGCCTTATTTGTCGCCCCGGTGTTAGTCATTGCTGGCTGGATACTAGGTCAGCCTATGGATTTGGATTTCCAGCCCTTTGAACTAGTGGCTGTAGTCGTATCTGTACTCATTGCCAACAGCATCAGTTCTGATGGTAAGTCCAATTGGTTAGAAGGCACTTTACTTTTAGCCGCCTATACAGTATTAGGATTCGCTTTTTACTTTCACCCAGATGTCGGGGGACTTGGGTAG
- a CDS encoding SAM-dependent methyltransferase, with protein MTNTTLNFQNASGHEVLAAVGKKYLRPGGRIATEQLCQWANFQPNETVLELASSFGYSAISLAQRYGVKVVGVEKNPESVVLARENVRVAGLENQIEIIEGDIFHLDAIPGKFDYVLAEAILTMQSPSGKAKLLAGIYNRLKAGGKFLSHELLANDKEEQIRADLARVIRVNSTPLSEANWIAACETAGLKVEKHQIGSMNLLNLWRMFQDEGIFPTIQILVNVLTHKSIRERVLAMRHIFNKYRHELGYIILYAVAEEHN; from the coding sequence ATGACCAACACAACCCTCAATTTCCAAAACGCTTCTGGACATGAAGTTCTCGCAGCAGTCGGTAAAAAATATCTGCGTCCCGGTGGACGCATAGCTACAGAACAATTATGTCAGTGGGCGAATTTTCAGCCTAACGAAACAGTTTTAGAGTTAGCTTCTAGCTTTGGATACAGTGCAATATCCCTTGCTCAACGCTATGGTGTGAAAGTAGTCGGAGTAGAAAAAAATCCTGAGAGCGTAGTTCTGGCGCGTGAAAATGTCCGCGTGGCTGGTTTAGAAAATCAAATTGAAATTATCGAAGGCGATATTTTTCATCTGGATGCAATACCAGGAAAGTTTGATTATGTTTTAGCTGAAGCCATTCTCACAATGCAATCCCCATCAGGGAAAGCTAAACTTTTAGCTGGAATTTACAACCGACTCAAAGCAGGGGGGAAGTTTCTCTCCCATGAATTATTAGCTAATGACAAAGAAGAACAAATCCGTGCTGATTTAGCCAGAGTAATTCGGGTAAATTCTACACCACTGTCAGAAGCTAACTGGATTGCAGCTTGTGAAACAGCAGGATTAAAAGTAGAGAAACATCAAATCGGCTCGATGAATTTATTGAACTTATGGCGGATGTTTCAAGATGAAGGTATTTTCCCAACCATCCAGATTTTAGTTAATGTTTTGACGCATAAATCCATCCGCGAAAGAGTTTTAGCAATGCGCCATATCTTTAACAAATACCGCCACGAGTTAGGCTATATCATTCTCTATGCTGTAGCTGAAGAGCATAATTGA
- a CDS encoding (Fe-S)-binding protein, whose amino-acid sequence MQVSENSTNNTASIKNLKGFDASHPPDPKLIDSCVHCGFCLSTCPSYRVIGKEMDSPRGRIYLMDAINEGEIALNTATVEHFDSCLGCLACVSTCPSGVQYDKLISATRHQVERNYPRTLSDKLVRQLIFSLFPNPDILRILLIPLFFYQKSGISQVIRATGLLKKISPRLAAMESILPKITIKTFQDNLPTIIPAQGKKRYRVGMILGCVQRLFFSPVNEATVRVLTANGCEVVIPKSQGCCAALPEHQGQTEQAKALAKQMIDSFADTDVDYVIINAAGCGHTLKEYGHILEDDAEYREKAKNFAAKVKDAQEFLATVGLTAKLSPLKDKPLNLVYQDACHLLHGQKISVQPRQILKQIPGVQIKEPLDAALCCGSAGVYNMLQPEVAEELGKQKVTNLLNTGAELIASPNPGCALQITKHLELQGKKMGVMHPMELLDYSIRGIKLT is encoded by the coding sequence ATGCAGGTTTCAGAAAATTCTACTAATAATACCGCCAGTATAAAGAATTTAAAAGGATTTGATGCTAGCCATCCACCAGACCCAAAATTAATTGATAGTTGTGTACATTGTGGTTTTTGTCTTTCCACTTGTCCTAGTTATCGGGTGATTGGGAAGGAAATGGATTCTCCTAGAGGACGCATCTATTTAATGGATGCCATCAATGAGGGGGAAATTGCTCTGAATACAGCTACAGTAGAGCATTTCGACTCTTGTTTAGGTTGTCTTGCTTGTGTGTCAACCTGCCCTTCTGGTGTGCAGTATGACAAGTTAATTTCTGCAACTCGCCATCAAGTAGAACGTAATTATCCTCGGACTTTATCTGATAAGTTAGTACGTCAATTAATATTTTCTTTATTCCCCAACCCAGATATTTTACGCATTCTATTAATCCCCCTATTCTTTTATCAAAAGTCGGGAATTTCCCAAGTTATTCGTGCTACAGGCTTACTCAAAAAAATATCTCCAAGATTGGCAGCAATGGAATCGATTCTGCCAAAAATTACTATCAAAACTTTCCAAGACAATCTACCAACTATTATTCCTGCACAGGGTAAGAAACGCTATCGAGTCGGCATGATTTTAGGATGCGTACAACGGTTATTTTTCTCCCCAGTTAATGAAGCAACGGTACGGGTTTTAACCGCGAATGGTTGTGAAGTGGTTATTCCTAAATCTCAAGGTTGTTGTGCAGCACTTCCCGAACACCAAGGACAAACAGAACAAGCCAAAGCTTTAGCTAAACAGATGATTGATAGCTTTGCTGATACTGATGTTGATTATGTGATTATCAATGCGGCTGGGTGTGGTCATACTTTAAAAGAATATGGTCATATATTAGAAGATGATGCCGAATATCGAGAGAAAGCCAAAAATTTCGCTGCTAAAGTTAAAGATGCACAAGAGTTTTTAGCTACTGTAGGATTAACCGCTAAACTTTCACCATTGAAAGATAAACCTTTGAATTTGGTTTATCAAGATGCTTGTCATTTATTACATGGACAAAAAATTAGTGTGCAACCTCGTCAGATATTAAAACAAATACCAGGGGTGCAAATTAAAGAACCATTAGATGCAGCTTTGTGTTGTGGTAGTGCTGGTGTTTATAATATGTTGCAACCGGAAGTTGCTGAAGAATTAGGCAAGCAAAAAGTCACAAATTTATTGAATACTGGTGCTGAATTGATTGCTTCTCCTAATCCTGGCTGTGCTTTGCAAATTACTAAACATTTAGAATTGCAAGGTAAGAAAATGGGTGTTATGCACCCGATGGAGTTGTTAGATTATTCAATCAGGGGAATTAAGTTGACGTAA
- a CDS encoding FAD-binding oxidoreductase — protein sequence MTVMSNDKPPSVYATTFASIVGEENTVYQEKNLELSQAIAGGNLPSCVVYPQSQEQLAAVIATAYSNNWRVLPCGCGSKLRWGGLAKDVDVVVSTERLNRLIEHAVGDLTVTVEAGMKFSHLQKILADARQFLALDPSTPASATIGGIVATADTNSLRQRYGSVRDQLLGITFVRADGQIAKAGGRVVKNVAGYDLMKLFTGSYGTLGIITQVTFRVYPIQETSGTVVLTGAAEAISEAATTLRGSALTPTQADLISTQLVSSLELGQGLGLIARFQSISESVQEQSNRLLEVGEKLGLTGVVVSGADESHLWERLQEQIHSPVTESAITCKIGVLPNAAVEILHQVKIGLIHIGSGLGVLQVEDKNQVSPVRSLCQSHQGFLTVLQAPVPVKQQIDVWGYTGNALPLMKRIKEQFDSKNILSPGRFVGGI from the coding sequence ATGACCGTGATGTCTAACGACAAGCCGCCAAGCGTCTACGCTACTACTTTTGCATCTATCGTAGGTGAAGAAAACACCGTTTACCAGGAAAAAAATCTCGAACTTAGTCAAGCAATTGCTGGTGGAAATCTCCCCAGTTGTGTTGTCTATCCCCAAAGCCAAGAACAACTAGCCGCAGTTATCGCCACAGCTTACAGTAATAACTGGCGCGTTCTACCTTGTGGTTGTGGGAGTAAACTTCGTTGGGGTGGTTTAGCAAAAGATGTTGATGTGGTAGTGAGTACAGAACGCCTCAATCGACTCATTGAACACGCCGTTGGTGATTTGACTGTCACAGTCGAAGCGGGAATGAAATTTTCCCATCTCCAGAAGATTTTGGCAGATGCTCGGCAATTTCTCGCCCTTGACCCCTCCACACCAGCATCAGCCACAATCGGGGGTATTGTCGCCACAGCTGATACCAACTCCCTCCGACAACGTTATGGCAGCGTGCGCGACCAGCTTTTAGGCATCACCTTTGTACGTGCTGATGGTCAAATCGCCAAAGCTGGGGGAAGGGTGGTCAAAAACGTGGCTGGTTATGACTTGATGAAGTTATTTACTGGCTCATACGGTACATTAGGAATTATTACTCAAGTAACTTTTCGCGTGTATCCGATTCAGGAGACATCGGGAACAGTAGTCTTGACTGGTGCAGCAGAGGCAATATCTGAAGCAGCTACAACCTTGCGCGGTTCAGCATTAACCCCCACCCAAGCTGATTTAATCTCTACTCAATTAGTATCTAGTCTAGAATTAGGTCAGGGTCTAGGATTGATTGCCCGTTTTCAAAGTATTAGTGAAAGTGTGCAGGAACAATCAAATCGGTTGTTAGAAGTAGGGGAAAAATTAGGTTTAACAGGAGTAGTTGTTTCTGGTGCAGATGAGAGTCATCTATGGGAGAGATTGCAAGAACAAATACATTCTCCCGTCACAGAATCTGCAATTACCTGCAAAATAGGAGTGTTACCTAATGCTGCTGTGGAGATTTTACATCAAGTAAAAATTGGTTTAATTCACATTGGTAGCGGTTTAGGTGTGTTACAAGTTGAGGATAAGAATCAAGTTTCGCCAGTGCGATCGCTTTGTCAATCTCACCAGGGTTTTTTAACAGTTCTGCAAGCCCCTGTACCAGTAAAACAACAAATAGATGTATGGGGATACACTGGCAATGCTTTACCATTGATGAAACGCATTAAAGAACAGTTTGATAGTAAGAATATCTTAAGTCCGGGTCGGTTTGTAGGTGGGATTTAA
- a CDS encoding class I SAM-dependent methyltransferase, with product MLEQQKASLQLHVKQLANEAIQKSAPSAWFEVLYAEAQGDTTQIPWAKLTPHPYLQEWLTNHQPFPSGQKALVIGCGLGDDAEALAKLGFAVTAFDISPTAIAWCGQRFPNSNVNYIVADLLAIPPQWHLAFDFVFECRNIQALPLNIRAEVITSIASVVAPDGTLLLINRVRETEAEPSGPPWPLSESELKQLENLGLQPIEQLVFLESEQVDVKQVRIEYRRRNMQS from the coding sequence ATGCTAGAGCAACAAAAAGCAAGTTTACAACTTCATGTTAAACAGTTAGCGAACGAAGCCATACAAAAATCAGCACCATCGGCATGGTTTGAAGTTTTATATGCTGAAGCTCAAGGAGATACAACACAAATTCCTTGGGCAAAATTAACCCCTCACCCTTATCTACAAGAATGGTTGACAAATCATCAACCATTCCCATCTGGACAAAAAGCCTTAGTAATTGGTTGTGGCTTGGGAGATGATGCAGAAGCTTTAGCCAAACTGGGATTTGCGGTAACTGCCTTTGATATTTCGCCTACAGCGATCGCTTGGTGTGGTCAAAGATTCCCCAATTCAAATGTAAACTATATAGTTGCTGATTTATTAGCGATCCCCCCACAATGGCATCTTGCCTTTGACTTTGTTTTTGAATGTCGTAATATTCAAGCTTTACCATTAAATATCCGCGCTGAAGTTATCACCTCAATTGCCTCTGTTGTTGCTCCTGATGGGACACTTTTATTAATTAATCGTGTGCGGGAAACGGAAGCTGAACCCTCTGGCCCGCCTTGGCCATTATCAGAATCGGAACTCAAACAATTGGAAAATTTGGGATTACAACCAATAGAACAACTTGTATTTTTAGAGTCTGAGCAAGTTGATGTTAAGCAAGTGCGAATTGAATATCGCAGACGTAATATGCAGTCTTAG
- a CDS encoding DUF3536 domain-containing protein, whose product MTSAEMPANPGSISTSHITNKDTHHSDPRNQAVGVYVTVHGHFYQPPRENPYLDSIERQPSAAPFHDWNERIHWECYRPNAFARVLNDQGEVTGIVNNYEYMSFNIGPTLMSWLERYDVEVYQRILEADAKSCQRLQGHGNAIAQVYNHIIMPLANERDKRTQIRWGKEDFRTRFGRDPEGMWLAETAVDYATLEALVAEGIRFIVLAPSQAQRCRPFPTENDPQPEWYEVGGNQIDPTRPYRCYLKSRLSNKSSVLSSVKDRAIADTNPQSLQDLPYIDIFFYDGPISRDMGFSDVVYNSHHFAGRIGSAVRGDHRQSQLISVGTDGETFGHHKKGTEKTLAYAFIKEFPSQGWTVTNFAHYLSLCSPTWEVEIKPVTAWSCAHGVDRWQEDCGCGGEGGIWHQKWRRPLRNALNWLRDQLIEVFEEYGNQLFRDPWQARDEYIQVIRDRSPANISRFLSRHQTHKLTAAEQVDALRLLEMQRHTLFMFTSCGWFFEELSRPEGTQILRYAARALELGGDVAGVQLEKGFLKRLGLAPSNVESFKHGGEVYRQLVQTAQISFKQVAAHYAISSLFNNHKQVETLHTKSLPGTKQPHPHQKRVYCYTVNEIDYQLQRMGSLTLAVGNLKLVSEITWESENLVFAVLHLGGWDFHSCIQLFTGRRDYSQLKEKLFTSLQQASAAQTILAMTQVFGDETFNLQNLFAEERHRIMRLLSQETLTRLDQLYTQAYRDNYGVLMAFHRDELAVPQELQVAAEIALGYRCMTTLRSLDQDITEPQLSWNHIVELEAIVTEAKHLRCQLNIPEGKQMLEQLILRLLWRLLHDTNGSFAIEMQCLERLINVSYQLNIGISLHQSQELYFSCLQNQILPLCLTTLADKEETSQCLQLLKLGQKLAVDVSAILNQFK is encoded by the coding sequence ATGACATCTGCTGAAATGCCGGCTAACCCTGGCTCAATATCAACATCCCATATAACCAACAAAGATACGCACCACAGCGATCCCAGGAATCAAGCTGTAGGTGTGTATGTGACGGTGCATGGTCACTTTTACCAGCCACCGCGCGAAAACCCTTATCTAGACTCAATTGAGCGCCAACCCAGCGCTGCGCCTTTCCACGATTGGAATGAGCGCATCCACTGGGAATGTTACCGTCCCAATGCTTTTGCCAGGGTGTTGAATGACCAAGGCGAAGTGACGGGGATCGTCAATAATTACGAATATATGAGCTTTAACATCGGCCCCACGCTGATGTCATGGCTAGAACGGTATGATGTCGAGGTTTATCAACGGATTTTGGAGGCGGACGCAAAAAGCTGCCAACGTCTGCAAGGTCATGGGAATGCGATCGCGCAAGTATATAATCACATCATCATGCCCTTGGCGAACGAACGGGATAAACGCACCCAAATTCGCTGGGGTAAAGAAGACTTCCGCACCCGCTTTGGCCGTGATCCCGAAGGAATGTGGTTGGCAGAAACAGCAGTAGATTACGCAACCTTAGAAGCTTTAGTGGCTGAAGGTATTCGGTTTATTGTCTTAGCACCATCCCAAGCGCAAAGATGTCGTCCTTTCCCCACAGAAAATGATCCCCAACCAGAATGGTATGAAGTTGGTGGTAATCAAATTGATCCCACCCGTCCTTATCGTTGCTATCTGAAATCTAGACTTAGCAATAAATCCTCTGTTTTAAGTTCAGTAAAAGATAGGGCAATTGCAGACACCAATCCTCAATCTCTGCAAGATTTACCTTATATAGATATCTTCTTCTACGATGGCCCCATATCACGGGACATGGGCTTTAGTGATGTTGTCTATAACTCTCACCACTTTGCCGGACGTATTGGTTCAGCAGTGCGCGGGGATCATCGTCAATCACAACTGATTTCTGTTGGTACAGATGGGGAAACCTTCGGACACCACAAAAAAGGCACAGAAAAAACTCTCGCCTATGCCTTTATCAAGGAGTTTCCTAGTCAAGGTTGGACTGTAACCAACTTTGCCCATTACCTCAGCTTATGTTCTCCTACCTGGGAAGTAGAAATCAAGCCAGTAACAGCTTGGAGTTGCGCCCACGGCGTAGATAGATGGCAAGAAGATTGTGGTTGCGGCGGTGAAGGTGGTATTTGGCATCAAAAATGGCGGCGGCCGTTGCGGAATGCCTTAAATTGGCTGCGGGATCAGTTAATTGAGGTGTTTGAGGAATATGGTAATCAATTATTCCGTGATCCCTGGCAAGCACGAGATGAGTATATTCAAGTCATCCGCGATCGCTCTCCTGCCAATATTAGCCGTTTTCTCTCACGCCATCAAACCCACAAACTCACCGCCGCCGAACAAGTAGACGCTTTGCGCTTATTAGAAATGCAGCGTCACACTTTATTCATGTTCACCAGTTGCGGTTGGTTTTTTGAAGAACTTTCTCGCCCCGAAGGAACCCAGATTCTGCGTTACGCCGCCCGCGCTTTGGAACTGGGGGGAGATGTGGCTGGTGTGCAGTTGGAAAAAGGCTTCCTCAAACGTTTGGGTTTAGCTCCTAGTAATGTGGAGTCGTTTAAACATGGTGGTGAAGTTTACCGCCAACTTGTACAAACTGCCCAGATTAGTTTTAAACAAGTAGCCGCCCATTACGCCATTTCTTCCCTGTTCAACAATCACAAACAGGTAGAAACCCTGCATACTAAGTCTCTACCTGGGACAAAACAACCCCATCCTCACCAAAAACGGGTTTATTGCTACACCGTCAATGAGATAGATTACCAACTGCAACGCATGGGATCATTAACCCTAGCAGTCGGTAACTTAAAACTCGTGTCGGAGATTACCTGGGAAAGCGAAAATTTAGTCTTTGCTGTCCTGCATTTAGGCGGTTGGGATTTCCATTCCTGCATTCAACTATTTACCGGACGACGTGATTACAGCCAATTGAAAGAAAAGCTGTTTACATCACTGCAACAGGCTAGCGCCGCCCAAACTATTTTGGCGATGACGCAGGTATTTGGTGATGAAACCTTCAACTTGCAAAATCTGTTTGCGGAAGAACGCCATCGGATCATGCGCTTATTGAGTCAAGAAACCCTGACAAGGTTAGACCAGTTATATACTCAGGCATACCGGGATAATTATGGTGTGTTGATGGCATTTCACCGCGATGAACTAGCCGTACCGCAAGAATTACAAGTGGCGGCGGAGATTGCTTTGGGTTATCGCTGTATGACAACATTGCGATCGCTAGACCAAGATATTACAGAACCCCAACTGAGTTGGAATCACATAGTAGAATTAGAAGCGATCGTCACTGAAGCTAAACATCTGCGTTGCCAATTAAATATTCCGGAAGGTAAGCAGATGTTAGAACAGCTCATTCTGCGCTTGCTCTGGAGATTACTGCATGATACCAATGGCAGTTTTGCCATAGAGATGCAATGCTTAGAACGGTTAATTAACGTTAGCTATCAGCTAAATATTGGCATTTCCTTACATCAGTCTCAAGAACTGTACTTTAGTTGTCTACAAAATCAAATACTACCTTTGTGTTTGACTACCCTTGCTGATAAAGAAGAAACGAGTCAATGTCTACAATTGCTGAAATTGGGACAGAAGTTGGCAGTTGATGTCAGTGCAATTCTGAATCAATTCAAGTAG
- a CDS encoding cupin domain-containing protein: protein MTNQKITHESLVIQLQEQVEYPRSGIKSQVIFQDTACQYTLFCLAATTEISEHTSTRNAAIHVLEGKGLLNLSGQDITLIPGVFILIPANAPHALKSEENLAFLLTLSEKSTDK, encoded by the coding sequence ATGACTAACCAAAAAATAACTCACGAATCTCTTGTTATCCAACTACAAGAACAAGTTGAATATCCCCGTTCGGGAATTAAAAGCCAAGTCATATTTCAAGATACAGCCTGCCAATATACTCTGTTTTGTCTGGCAGCTACAACAGAGATTTCTGAGCATACTTCCACTCGCAACGCCGCCATTCATGTTTTAGAAGGTAAAGGACTCCTGAATTTATCAGGTCAAGATATTACTCTCATTCCTGGTGTTTTTATCTTGATTCCTGCTAATGCGCCTCATGCTCTAAAGTCTGAAGAAAATCTAGCTTTTCTGCTCACACTTTCTGAAAAATCTACAGATAAATAA
- a CDS encoding Crp/Fnr family transcriptional regulator, with protein MQASLEQISRIIVFVGIETSDKESLQPYTQVQGYKKGEIILHEGDRLAAKLYAVVSGSIQVTKTATTGKETILRGLNAGEMFAAPALLGDSIAPATVTAESDCEILTVQRDALLQAIQSNPEIALRMLMVFNTRIQQLHETVHGLVSERAIVRLARLIQYFATESGTEPSPQGQILKIKLSYYRMARSIGITYEECVRLIKTLNSVVAYSRGGKIIILDAEKLNAIAYGGAQPIASGNIEEI; from the coding sequence ATGCAGGCCTCCCTGGAACAAATTTCACGAATTATTGTGTTTGTGGGTATAGAAACCTCAGACAAGGAAAGTTTGCAACCTTACACTCAGGTGCAAGGCTACAAGAAAGGAGAGATTATTCTCCATGAAGGCGATCGCCTGGCTGCTAAGTTATATGCTGTAGTTAGTGGCTCCATTCAAGTCACCAAAACAGCAACCACAGGAAAAGAAACTATTTTACGGGGACTGAATGCTGGGGAAATGTTCGCCGCCCCTGCATTGTTAGGAGATAGCATTGCGCCTGCAACTGTGACTGCTGAATCTGATTGCGAAATTCTCACTGTCCAACGGGATGCTTTATTACAAGCCATCCAAAGTAATCCAGAAATTGCTTTACGAATGTTGATGGTGTTTAATACTCGGATTCAGCAACTACATGAAACAGTTCATGGGTTAGTTTCGGAAAGGGCAATTGTTCGCCTAGCTAGGTTAATCCAATATTTCGCCACGGAATCGGGAACTGAACCAAGTCCACAAGGTCAAATTTTAAAAATCAAGTTATCTTACTATCGGATGGCTCGCAGCATTGGTATTACTTATGAAGAATGCGTGCGGTTAATTAAAACACTCAATTCAGTTGTTGCCTATAGTCGAGGCGGCAAAATCATTATATTGGATGCCGAGAAATTGAATGCGATCGCCTACGGTGGGGCGCAGCCCATCGCGTCGGGGAATATCGAAGAGATTTGA